Proteins encoded in a region of the Planococcus citri chromosome 1, ihPlaCitr1.1, whole genome shotgun sequence genome:
- the LOC135849765 gene encoding uncharacterized protein LOC135849765: MLFVILLWLKILHSCSADDSSHPKTTICVKRNFLNVDSPISTDSSTFLEFVNKSDIYIDRSLLIKEILKVRRPLIRITYPRKWGKSTCLHMLKTFFELDTEVLKNKSIEYPLLTERPSYKYFTQGKISSTNSNSSQELKNPPLISNYEHIIAKYLGKYPVIYLDLSDCKGKNIEILLGKIEQAFNKTYQEHSYLKDAITNSKPRRLMNSLLTSAHYNESMIITSLRFLSRMLCKYNDKKSFIFIDGYDTIINEVHFGTNSKFEPEDKERIVNLLVKLLQNTFIDNDFLEKGIITGVFEVLQHKCFNSTKYVKPFNLLNPSEFFALDENVVRQIFQQMNLPSELSEKAIHWYGGYKMNENQYSLLNPRSVAEFLRTKQLACVWSGTFLQELLFNLMVKNDHVACTLRSLIEGARRSISIPDLDFNEEELAELGTIVNGSLLFRSFDEKIHTLLFSYLYAAGFLTLSEDIQIIKQKLHVSLRIPNEEVSRAVSLYIDEFCAAMNSTTTTPRPTEFYYDDTFVMPVILEKEAMRISHKPREYKLI, from the coding sequence ATGCTCTTCGTAATTCTATTATGGTTGAAAATATTACACTCGTGTTCAGCTGACGATTCGAGTCATCCAAAAACAACAATATGCGTAAAACGAAATTTCCTCAACGTCGACTCGCCCATATCCACAGATAGCAGTACCTTCCTAGAATTCGTCAATAAAAGCGATATTTACATCGATAGAAGTTTACTAATAAAAGAAATACTGAAAGTGAGACGTCCTCTTATAAGGATCACTTACCCGAGAAAATGGGGAAAAAGCACGTGTCTTCATATGCTGAAAACCTTTTTCGAACTAGACACCGAagtattgaaaaacaaatccatCGAGTACCCTTTGTTGACGGAAAGACCATCGTATAAATATTTCACACAAGGTAAAATCTCCTCGACTAATTCCAATTCCAGTCAAGAGTTGAAGAACCCGCCACTCATTTCGAACTACGAACACATCATCGCGAAGTATCTAGGTAAATATCCGGTCATATATTTGGATTTGAGCGACTGCaaaggaaaaaatattgaaattctaCTGGGTAAGATAGAACAAGCGTTCAACAAAACGTACCAAGAGCATTCGTACTTGAAAGACGCGATTACAAATTCGAAACCTAGAAGACTGATGAACTCTCTGTTGACCAGCGCGCATTATAACGAGTCTATGATAATCACATCTTTACGTTTCTTGAGCAGGATGCTGTGTAAAtacaatgataaaaaatcattcatcttTATCGATGGTTATGATACGATTATAAATGAAGTACACTTCGgcacaaattcaaaattcgaaccCGAGGATAAAGAAAGAATAGTTAACTTGTTAGTCAAACTGCTTCAGAACACTTTCATCGACAATGATTTCTTGGAGAAAGGTATCATCACGGGTGTCTTCGAAGTACTGCAGCATAAATGTTTCAACAGCACGAAATACGTGAAACCGTTCAACTTGCTGAATCCTTCGGAATTCTTCGCACTGGATGAAAACGTAGTCCGGCAGATctttcaacaaatgaatttaCCATCTGAATTGAGTGAAAAGGCCATCCACTGGTATGGTGGGTACAAGATGAATGAAAATCAATACTCACTTCTAAATCCTCGATCAGTAGCTGAATTCTTGAGAACTAAACAACTGGCTTGTGTCTGGAGTGGAACGTTTTTGCAGGAGTTATTATTCAATTTGATGGTGAAAAACGATCATGTCGCTTGTACACTTAGATCACTCATAGAAGGAGCTCGTAGAAGTATTTCAATTCCTGATCTAGATTTTAATGAAGAAGAATTAGCCGAATTGGGTACAATTGTCAATGGATCGTTGCTGTTCCGAAGTTTCGACGAAAAAATTCATACGTTATTGTTTTCTTACTTGTATGCGGCCGGATTCCTTACTTTGAGCGAAGATATCCAAATTATCAAACAGAAATTGCACGTTTCTTTGAGAATACCAAACGAAGAAGTATCCAGAGCTGTTTCTTTGTACATTGATGAATTCTGCGCTGCAATGAATTCCACCACTACGACACCAAGGCCCACTGAATTTTATTACGATGATACGTTCGTAATGCCGGTTATTCTAGAAAAAGAAGCTATGAGGATAAGTCATAAACCAAGAGAGTATAAGCTCATTTAA